A genome region from Thermomonospora amylolytica includes the following:
- a CDS encoding DNA polymerase IV: MSRKQQLRRPGPPPGPPADDTGCGILHVDMDAFFVSVELLERPELRGRPVIVGGTGGRGVVASASYEARAFGVHSAMPVTRARRLCPQAMVLPPRHDRYARVSAEVMEIFRSVTPLVEPLALDEAFLDVSGARRLLGRPAEIGRLIRERVRERQGITCSVGIASTKFVAKLASTHCKPDGLMVVPAGRVTEFLHPLPVAALWGVGERTEEHLLRLGLKTVGDLARVPPDTLRRELGDALGAHLHELAWGRDPRRVTPVTPDRSIGAEETFDHDIADPELIRRELLRLSEKVGARLRAGGHAGRTISVKLRTAGFRTITPARTLPEPTDMSRVIYITACRLHEAAGLDRVPLRLVGVRVENLVAGGAAVRQLALDEPESGWREAERAMDRVSRRFGRGAVRPASLVDPRDDPEDHRDQ, from the coding sequence GTGAGCAGGAAGCAGCAGCTGCGCCGCCCGGGTCCGCCGCCCGGACCGCCCGCCGACGACACCGGGTGCGGCATCCTGCACGTCGACATGGACGCGTTCTTCGTCAGCGTCGAGCTGCTGGAACGCCCGGAGCTGCGAGGCCGCCCGGTGATCGTGGGCGGCACAGGCGGCCGCGGGGTGGTCGCCTCGGCCTCCTACGAGGCCCGCGCGTTCGGGGTGCACTCGGCGATGCCGGTGACCCGGGCCCGGCGGCTGTGCCCGCAGGCGATGGTGCTGCCGCCCCGCCACGACCGGTACGCCCGGGTCTCGGCCGAGGTGATGGAGATCTTCCGGTCCGTCACCCCGCTGGTCGAGCCGCTGGCCCTGGACGAGGCGTTCCTGGACGTCTCCGGGGCGCGCCGGCTGCTGGGCCGCCCCGCCGAGATCGGCCGGCTGATCCGCGAGCGGGTCCGCGAGCGGCAGGGCATCACCTGCTCGGTCGGGATCGCGAGCACCAAGTTCGTCGCCAAGCTGGCCTCGACCCACTGCAAGCCGGACGGGCTGATGGTGGTGCCCGCCGGCCGGGTCACCGAGTTCCTGCACCCGCTGCCGGTGGCGGCGCTGTGGGGCGTGGGGGAGCGCACCGAGGAGCACCTGCTGCGGCTGGGCCTGAAGACCGTCGGCGACCTGGCCCGTGTGCCGCCCGACACGCTGCGCCGCGAGCTGGGCGACGCGCTCGGCGCCCACCTGCACGAGCTGGCGTGGGGCCGCGACCCCCGCCGGGTGACCCCGGTCACCCCGGACAGGAGCATCGGCGCCGAGGAGACCTTCGACCACGACATCGCCGACCCGGAGCTGATCCGGCGGGAGCTGCTGCGGCTGTCGGAGAAGGTCGGCGCGCGGCTGCGGGCGGGCGGCCACGCCGGCCGGACGATCAGCGTCAAGCTGCGCACCGCCGGGTTCCGCACGATCACCCCCGCCCGGACCCTGCCCGAACCCACCGACATGTCCCGTGTGATCTATATCACCGCATGCCGTCTGCATGAGGCGGCGGGCCTGGACCGGGTACCGCTCCGGCTGGTCGGCGTACGGGTGGAGAACCTGGTCGCCGGGGGCGCCGCCGTCCGCCAGCTGGCCCTGGACGAGCCGGAGAGCGGCTGGCGGGAGGCCGAGCGCGCGATGGACCGGGTGTCCCGCCGGTTCGGCCGCGGAGCGGTCCGCCCGGCGTCGCTGGTGGACCCCCGGGACGACCCCGAGGACCACCGTGACCAGTGA
- a CDS encoding DUF3040 domain-containing protein, whose protein sequence is MPLSEHEQRLLDQIERALYAEDPKFAHAVRAKDPQVHYKRRIVKAVLGFVLGVVVLMTGLVINAGTATIVVGVTGFLIMVVACVWGLTSWKRMAGIGSEPDPGPRSRSRQSGGRRPSRGSFMERMEERWRRRTEGQ, encoded by the coding sequence GTGCCGCTCTCTGAGCACGAGCAGCGTCTGCTCGACCAGATCGAGCGGGCGTTGTACGCCGAGGATCCGAAATTCGCGCACGCCGTCCGTGCCAAGGATCCTCAGGTGCATTACAAGCGCCGGATCGTCAAGGCGGTCCTCGGTTTCGTGCTGGGCGTGGTCGTGTTGATGACCGGGCTGGTCATCAACGCCGGCACCGCGACGATCGTGGTCGGCGTGACCGGCTTCCTGATCATGGTCGTCGCCTGCGTGTGGGGACTGACCAGCTGGAAGCGGATGGCGGGCATCGGCTCCGAGCCCGACCCGGGCCCCCGGTCCCGGTCCCGGCAGTCCGGTGGCCGCCGCCCGTCCCGTGGGAGCTTCATGGAGCGCATGGAGGAGCGCTGGCGCCGCCGTACCGAGGGACAGTGA